Proteins encoded in a region of the Flavobacteriaceae bacterium HL-DH10 genome:
- a CDS encoding alpha-xylosidase, with protein sequence MKLTNHQFFDFLDFDTNLSSEEGVSRLWKACKPTDINQSGLGVLLTVPFQCQLLSNEIAPDIAIKRKSYHVFLRAFGNKILRVSIGFEKEVMETSHMLDIASDLKETKLTFVKSEEHWTIRDEEGIKRAVFNLSDPEIDHWSDLLPEPEESMEATFYPDGKKEIVVSAYDQFFPNRMDAMCLSFIEQNGKPNKVSISFHAKADEKFVGTGERFSKMDLSGHTFQLKNQDGQGVNNKRTYKNIPFYLSSELYGMFLHTSSYCKFSMADFSTRSVQLLVEEPVLDVFLIGEDTPEKIIYQYKKLTGFPTTPPLWSYGVWMSRMTYFSEEEVNEICDRLRNEDFPCDVIHLDTGWFKTDWLCEWKFNSERFPDPERFVSNLKKNGYRVSLWQMPYISDQAEQYEEAKNENYIGALNGEIIQGGSNFSTLDYAGTIDFTNPKAVEWYKDLLRKLLNMGVACIKTDFGEEIHLDADYYNMAPEFLNNLYALLYQKAAFEVTKEVTGDGLVWARAGWAGCQRYPIHWGGDAAASWDGMAGSLKGGLHLGLSGFGFWSHDVPGFHGVPNFMNSVIPDDLYVRWTQFGVFTSHIRYHGTSKREPYYYPKIASTIRKWWKLRYALLPYIIEQGEKTTSTGFPVLRALLMHHQTDKMCWHLDDQYYFGDEFLVAPMMNSENKRDVYLPEGNWINFFTGEHFEGERWLKSFETPMEDMPVWVKENAQIPIYPEAVNCTDDMDMNKKITIKIDKSFQGIWKHLDFIK encoded by the coding sequence ATGAAATTAACCAATCATCAGTTTTTTGACTTTCTGGATTTTGATACAAATTTGTCTTCAGAAGAAGGTGTTTCTAGACTTTGGAAAGCCTGTAAACCAACCGATATTAATCAAAGTGGTTTGGGTGTGTTATTAACAGTACCATTTCAATGTCAATTATTGTCAAATGAAATAGCACCCGATATTGCGATCAAACGAAAAAGCTATCACGTTTTTTTACGTGCTTTTGGCAATAAAATATTAAGGGTAAGTATAGGTTTTGAAAAAGAAGTTATGGAAACATCGCATATGTTAGACATAGCTTCAGACCTAAAAGAAACTAAATTAACTTTCGTAAAATCTGAAGAACATTGGACTATAAGAGATGAAGAAGGAATAAAACGTGCCGTTTTTAATTTGTCTGATCCGGAAATTGATCATTGGAGCGATTTATTGCCAGAACCAGAAGAATCTATGGAAGCTACTTTTTATCCAGATGGTAAAAAGGAGATTGTAGTTAGTGCGTACGACCAATTTTTTCCAAATAGAATGGATGCCATGTGCTTGTCTTTTATAGAGCAAAATGGGAAACCAAATAAAGTATCAATTTCGTTTCATGCAAAAGCAGATGAAAAATTTGTGGGTACAGGAGAACGATTTTCTAAAATGGACTTGTCAGGACACACGTTTCAACTCAAAAATCAGGATGGGCAAGGTGTAAATAATAAAAGAACCTATAAGAATATTCCTTTTTATTTATCAAGCGAATTGTATGGTATGTTTTTGCATACATCATCATATTGTAAATTTTCTATGGCCGATTTTTCAACACGATCGGTTCAATTATTAGTTGAAGAACCTGTTTTAGATGTTTTTTTAATAGGAGAAGATACGCCAGAAAAAATCATCTATCAATATAAAAAATTAACAGGATTCCCTACAACACCACCATTATGGAGTTATGGTGTTTGGATGAGTAGAATGACTTATTTTTCTGAAGAAGAAGTGAATGAAATCTGTGATAGACTGAGAAATGAAGATTTTCCATGCGATGTCATTCATTTAGATACAGGTTGGTTTAAAACCGATTGGTTATGCGAATGGAAATTCAATTCAGAGCGTTTTCCAGACCCTGAAAGATTCGTTTCAAATTTAAAAAAGAATGGGTATAGAGTAAGTTTGTGGCAAATGCCATATATATCTGACCAAGCAGAACAGTATGAGGAAGCAAAAAACGAAAATTATATTGGTGCTTTAAACGGTGAAATAATTCAAGGAGGCTCAAATTTTAGTACGCTGGATTATGCAGGAACTATAGATTTTACAAACCCAAAAGCTGTTGAATGGTATAAAGATTTATTGAGAAAACTTCTTAATATGGGAGTTGCTTGTATTAAAACTGATTTTGGAGAAGAAATTCATTTAGATGCAGATTATTATAATATGGCGCCAGAGTTTCTTAATAATTTATACGCATTATTGTATCAAAAAGCAGCTTTTGAAGTCACAAAAGAGGTAACTGGAGATGGTTTAGTTTGGGCTAGAGCAGGTTGGGCAGGTTGCCAACGTTACCCTATTCATTGGGGTGGCGATGCTGCAGCCTCCTGGGACGGAATGGCAGGTTCATTAAAAGGAGGACTTCACTTAGGTTTATCTGGTTTTGGTTTTTGGAGTCATGATGTGCCTGGTTTTCATGGTGTACCTAATTTTATGAATTCGGTAATTCCAGACGATTTGTATGTGCGTTGGACACAATTTGGTGTATTCACTTCTCATATTCGTTACCATGGTACATCAAAAAGAGAACCTTATTATTATCCGAAAATAGCCTCAACCATCAGGAAATGGTGGAAATTGCGCTATGCGTTACTTCCTTATATTATAGAGCAAGGTGAGAAAACAACATCAACAGGTTTTCCCGTTTTAAGAGCTTTATTAATGCATCATCAAACGGATAAAATGTGTTGGCATTTAGATGATCAATATTATTTTGGTGATGAATTTTTAGTAGCACCTATGATGAATTCTGAAAATAAAAGAGATGTATATTTACCAGAAGGAAATTGGATTAACTTTTTTACAGGAGAGCATTTTGAAGGTGAGCGTTGGCTCAAGTCTTTTGAAACTCCTATGGAAGATATGCCAGTATGGGTAAAAGAAAATGCACAAATACCAATATATCCTGAAGCTGTAAATTGTACAGATGATATGGATATGAATAAAAAAATAACCATTAAAATTGATAAAAGCTTTCAGGGAATTTGGAAGCATTTAGATTTTATAAAATAA
- a CDS encoding phytanoyl-CoA dioxygenase family protein: MSTVITNEQLNQFQEDGFCILKNVISQELIERLRGECQRFIKEKDDEMDRKGVEVDEINHKGKRYFIALRYKDSKTMQDLIFGKEMEQITRKILGEDVFLFLEQYVVKAADKGMTFSWHQDSGYLDFDHKPYLSIWCPLDDVTEENGTVYLLPYKDAGVKNRIEHVLQEGTNDKIGYFGDNPGVPAVLKAGDVALFSSTCFHRSGSNTTNKSRRVLLIQYSAEPILKSTGEPLYWAEPFIKEGENISAYTV; this comes from the coding sequence ATGAGTACAGTTATAACTAATGAACAACTAAATCAGTTTCAAGAGGACGGTTTTTGCATTTTAAAAAATGTTATTTCACAAGAACTTATAGAACGATTAAGAGGTGAATGTCAGCGTTTTATTAAAGAAAAGGATGATGAAATGGATAGAAAAGGTGTTGAGGTTGATGAGATTAATCATAAAGGGAAACGTTATTTTATCGCTTTGCGTTATAAAGATAGTAAGACTATGCAGGATCTTATTTTTGGAAAAGAAATGGAACAAATTACCCGTAAAATATTAGGCGAAGATGTGTTTTTGTTTCTAGAGCAATATGTGGTAAAGGCTGCCGATAAAGGTATGACCTTTTCATGGCATCAAGATTCTGGTTATTTAGATTTTGATCATAAACCATACTTGTCAATTTGGTGTCCGTTAGATGATGTTACCGAAGAAAACGGAACAGTTTACTTATTGCCTTATAAAGATGCTGGTGTAAAAAATAGAATAGAACACGTGCTTCAAGAAGGTACCAACGATAAAATTGGATATTTTGGAGATAACCCAGGAGTACCAGCAGTTCTAAAAGCTGGAGATGTTGCTTTATTTTCAAGTACTTGTTTTCATCGAAGCGGTTCAAATACTACAAACAAATCAAGACGCGTGTTGTTAATTCAATATTCAGCAGAACCTATTTTAAAAAGTACTGGAGAACCATTATATTGGGCAGAGCCCTTTATTAAAGAAGGAGAAAATATTAGCGCATATACAGTTTAA
- a CDS encoding sodium:solute symporter: MNIYDQLDVLDFAVVGIYLLVLIGIGAWISFRSKRPADENYFLAGNSLNWTSIGFNMWGTNVGPSMLIASASIGYTTGIVAGNFSWYAFIFIFLLAVVFAPRYLGAKVQTLPEFMGKRFGNSTQNILAWYTIVTVLLSWLSLTLFAGGILIQQILNLPMWASVIILLLIAGFFTMAGGLKTIAYTNVIQMVLLIIVSFSLMWVGLEKVGGISAVIEKTPSNYWNLFMPSDDASYPWTAILLGYPIMGVWFWCTDQSMVQSVLGAKSVKQGQLGANFTGWLKIIDVPLFILPGIMCFILFPDLSNPDEAYMTMVTELFPTGMKGLVMAVLIAALVSTIDSALNALSTVFTMDIFVKKFQPDANQKKIVKVGHMVTVSGAILSIFITMAIDSIKGLNLFDVFQSVLGFIAPPMSVVFLFGVLWKKTTTKAANSILIFGTLLSLTIGVLYLWVFPNDPNSAVKIWPHFLLLSFYIFVFLSIMIVVISNLDKQSNTYQSTLNYTKAKLSPKVKLLWAALIVTMIGLYLFFNGH, from the coding sequence ATGAATATATACGACCAATTAGATGTTCTTGATTTTGCAGTTGTAGGCATATATCTCTTAGTATTGATAGGCATTGGTGCATGGATAAGTTTTCGGTCTAAAAGACCAGCGGATGAAAACTATTTTTTAGCAGGTAATTCTTTAAATTGGACGAGCATTGGGTTTAATATGTGGGGAACCAATGTAGGGCCTTCGATGTTAATAGCATCTGCAAGTATAGGATATACAACAGGTATCGTGGCTGGTAATTTTTCTTGGTATGCCTTTATATTTATATTTTTATTAGCCGTTGTTTTTGCACCAAGATATTTAGGTGCTAAAGTGCAAACCTTACCAGAATTTATGGGTAAGCGCTTCGGGAATTCAACTCAAAATATTTTAGCATGGTATACCATTGTTACGGTTTTATTAAGTTGGTTGTCTTTAACATTGTTTGCAGGAGGTATTTTAATTCAGCAGATTTTAAATTTACCTATGTGGGCTTCAGTAATTATATTATTACTTATTGCAGGTTTTTTTACAATGGCAGGCGGACTTAAAACTATAGCTTATACCAATGTAATACAAATGGTGTTATTAATAATAGTATCATTTTCTTTAATGTGGGTTGGTTTAGAAAAAGTTGGAGGAATAAGTGCTGTTATTGAAAAAACACCATCAAATTATTGGAATCTTTTTATGCCATCAGATGATGCTAGTTATCCTTGGACAGCCATATTATTAGGCTATCCAATTATGGGGGTTTGGTTTTGGTGTACCGATCAATCCATGGTGCAATCTGTGTTGGGAGCAAAAAGTGTAAAACAAGGTCAGTTAGGAGCTAATTTTACAGGATGGCTAAAAATAATAGATGTTCCCTTATTTATTTTACCAGGTATCATGTGTTTTATTTTGTTTCCTGATTTAAGTAATCCAGATGAAGCATACATGACCATGGTAACAGAGTTATTTCCAACAGGTATGAAAGGTTTGGTGATGGCGGTATTAATTGCAGCATTGGTGAGTACGATAGATTCCGCTTTAAATGCATTAAGTACCGTTTTTACGATGGATATTTTTGTTAAAAAATTTCAGCCCGATGCAAATCAGAAAAAAATTGTTAAAGTAGGGCATATGGTTACCGTTTCGGGTGCGATATTGTCTATATTCATTACCATGGCAATAGATAGTATTAAAGGTCTTAATTTGTTCGATGTTTTTCAGTCAGTATTAGGCTTTATTGCACCTCCAATGTCGGTTGTATTTTTGTTTGGTGTTTTATGGAAAAAAACAACTACAAAGGCTGCCAATAGTATTTTAATTTTTGGGACTTTACTTAGTTTAACAATTGGGGTTTTATACTTATGGGTTTTTCCTAACGATCCCAATTCAGCAGTTAAAATATGGCCACATTTTTTACTCTTATCTTTTTACATATTTGTGTTTTTATCCATTATGATTGTAGTTATTTCAAATTTAGATAAGCAAAGCAATACGTATCAAAGTACATTAAATTATACGAAAGCAAAACTGTCACCAAAAGTAAAGTTGCTTTGGGCAGCGCTTATTGTTACAATGATTGGATTATACCTATTTTTTAATGGACATTAG